In Leisingera sp. NJS204, the following are encoded in one genomic region:
- a CDS encoding gamma carbonic anhydrase family protein encodes MTLYALGEHQPQIHADTWVAPDANLIGKVVMEAGASVWFGVTIRADHEEIRICEGTNVQENVVMHIDAGYPLTIGKNCTIGHKAMLHGCTIGENTLVGMGATILNGAKIGKNCLIGAGALITENKEIPDNSLVMGSPGKVVREVDAELAEKLTQSALLYQDNMRRFRAELKPL; translated from the coding sequence ATGACCCTGTACGCTCTTGGTGAGCATCAGCCGCAGATCCACGCAGACACCTGGGTCGCCCCGGACGCCAATCTAATCGGCAAGGTGGTAATGGAGGCAGGCGCCTCGGTCTGGTTCGGCGTCACCATTCGCGCCGACCACGAGGAAATCCGGATCTGCGAAGGCACCAACGTGCAGGAAAACGTGGTGATGCACATTGATGCAGGCTACCCGCTGACCATCGGAAAGAACTGCACCATCGGCCACAAGGCGATGCTGCACGGCTGCACTATCGGTGAAAACACCCTGGTTGGCATGGGCGCCACCATCCTGAATGGTGCGAAGATCGGCAAGAACTGCCTGATCGGGGCGGGGGCATTGATTACCGAGAACAAGGAAATCCCCGACAACTCGCTGGTGATGGGAAGCCCTGGCAAGGTGGTGCGTGAAGTGGACGCCGAGCTGGCCGAAAAACTCACCCAAAGCGCGCTGCTGTATCAGGACAACATGCGCCGCTTCCGCGCAGAGCTGAAGCCGCTGTAA
- a CDS encoding sensor histidine kinase yields MTTDQIDGFLAAIPLPAVMVDQTERFIAVNSGAEALLGQAIRGRHFATILRQPSVATAIEACLNDKESRTARHLSNDGAQDTAYTVTLRYVPGIGAVGGGAALVCFDDITEREQASQMRRDFVANVSHELRTPLTALIGFIETLRGPAKDDSAARDRFLTIMEGEASRMNRLVGDLLSLNRVESEERVRPKQSVDLAAHLATTLKTLAPVAEARGVSMGLKVPQDSATVAGDPDQLQQVFTNLVENAVKYGGDRVLVELSFTEREPSVRVPAARVQVIDNGPGIDPVHLPRLTERFYRADSHRSREMGGTGLGLAIVKHIINRHRGRLRVESDLGQGAVFTVILPK; encoded by the coding sequence ATGACGACCGATCAGATTGACGGGTTTCTGGCGGCGATCCCGCTGCCTGCCGTGATGGTGGATCAGACCGAACGCTTCATCGCTGTGAACAGCGGCGCCGAGGCGCTGCTGGGGCAGGCGATCAGGGGCCGCCACTTTGCCACCATCCTGCGCCAGCCCAGCGTCGCCACAGCCATTGAGGCCTGCCTGAACGACAAGGAGTCCCGGACCGCGCGGCACCTGTCCAACGATGGCGCCCAAGACACTGCTTACACGGTCACCCTGCGATATGTCCCTGGCATTGGCGCTGTTGGCGGCGGCGCGGCCCTGGTTTGTTTTGATGACATTACCGAGCGTGAGCAAGCCAGCCAGATGCGCCGCGATTTTGTGGCCAATGTCAGCCATGAACTGCGCACGCCGCTGACGGCTTTGATCGGCTTTATCGAAACCCTGCGCGGCCCGGCCAAAGATGATTCCGCTGCCCGGGACCGTTTCCTGACGATTATGGAGGGTGAGGCCAGCCGGATGAACCGCCTGGTCGGGGACCTCCTGTCGCTGAACCGGGTCGAAAGCGAAGAACGGGTGCGCCCCAAGCAAAGCGTCGATCTGGCCGCCCATCTGGCGACGACGCTGAAAACCCTCGCTCCGGTCGCCGAGGCGCGCGGCGTATCAATGGGCTTGAAGGTGCCGCAGGACAGTGCGACGGTCGCCGGCGACCCCGATCAGCTGCAGCAGGTGTTCACCAACCTGGTCGAAAACGCGGTCAAATACGGAGGCGATCGGGTCCTCGTCGAGCTTAGCTTTACAGAACGGGAGCCGTCGGTGCGCGTGCCTGCAGCCCGTGTTCAAGTGATCGACAACGGGCCTGGCATCGACCCCGTTCATCTGCCGCGCCTGACAGAACGGTTTTACCGCGCCGACAGCCACCGCTCGCGTGAGATGGGCGGAACCGGGCTGGGGCTGGCCATTGTAAAACACATCATCAACCGCCACCGCGGACGGCTGCGGGTGGAAAGCGATCTGGGCCAGGGGGCTGTTTTCACAGTGATCCTGCCCAAATAG
- a CDS encoding substrate-binding domain-containing protein, with protein MSFVKLTASTLAIAAVSATAAAARDQVQVAGSSTVLPYASIVAEAFGENFDFPTPVVESGGSSAGLKRFCEGVGENTIDVANASRRIKDKEIAACAENGVTGIIEVRIGYDGIVFASDINARSFEFTPTDWFLALSDKVLVDGELVGNPNTTWADVNPDFPAVDIQAFVPGTKHGTREVFEDKVILAGCEATGAFEHLLAHATGDSDKAKKKAAEKACIALRTDGKSVDIDGDYTETLARIESNQDGIGVFGLAFYENNTDKLQVATMSGIVPSTESIATGEYPVSRPLFFYVKKAHIGVIPGLKEYAEFFVADEVAGEDGPLAEYGLVADPELADTQESVSNEAVMGGNS; from the coding sequence ATGTCCTTTGTGAAACTGACCGCTTCCACCCTGGCTATCGCCGCCGTTTCAGCCACCGCAGCAGCTGCCCGCGACCAGGTGCAGGTTGCCGGTTCGTCGACCGTTCTGCCCTATGCTTCGATCGTGGCAGAAGCGTTTGGCGAAAACTTCGATTTCCCGACCCCGGTTGTGGAATCCGGCGGCTCCTCCGCTGGTCTCAAGCGCTTCTGTGAAGGGGTGGGTGAGAACACCATCGACGTCGCCAATGCCTCGCGCAGGATCAAGGACAAGGAAATCGCCGCCTGCGCCGAAAACGGCGTGACCGGCATCATTGAGGTCCGTATCGGTTATGACGGCATCGTTTTTGCCTCGGACATCAACGCGCGCTCTTTTGAATTCACCCCGACGGACTGGTTTCTGGCGCTGTCCGACAAGGTTCTGGTTGACGGCGAACTGGTCGGCAACCCGAACACCACCTGGGCCGACGTGAACCCGGATTTCCCTGCCGTGGACATCCAGGCTTTCGTTCCGGGCACCAAGCACGGCACCCGCGAAGTCTTTGAGGACAAGGTGATCCTGGCCGGCTGCGAAGCCACCGGCGCGTTTGAGCACCTGCTGGCCCACGCAACCGGCGACAGTGACAAAGCCAAGAAAAAAGCAGCCGAGAAAGCCTGTATCGCCCTGCGCACCGACGGTAAATCGGTCGACATTGACGGCGACTACACCGAGACCCTGGCCCGCATTGAAAGCAACCAGGACGGCATCGGCGTCTTTGGCCTGGCGTTTTATGAGAACAACACCGACAAGCTGCAAGTTGCCACCATGTCCGGCATCGTGCCTTCGACCGAAAGCATCGCAACCGGCGAATACCCGGTCTCCCGCCCGCTGTTCTTTTACGTGAAGAAAGCCCACATCGGCGTGATCCCGGGCCTGAAGGAATACGCGGAATTCTTCGTTGCTGACGAAGTTGCCGGCGAAGACGGCCCGCTGGCCGAATACGGTCTGGTTGCCGACCCGGAACTGGCGGACACCCAGGAATCGGTTTCCAACGAGGCCGTGATGGGCGGCAACTCCTAA